A single genomic interval of Microbacterium hydrocarbonoxydans harbors:
- a CDS encoding ABC transporter ATP-binding protein, producing the protein MSAPDAVLTARNVSIEYEVDPPVKAVRNVSLTLNRGEILGLAGESGCGKTTLAYGMNRLLKAPALMTGGEIVFHDRDGHDIDIVALDGDGLRAFRWDKISMVFQGAMNSLNPVIDVRAQIFDIFDTHRPGMSKKDKQARAEELLTLVGVDPSRLTSFPHELSGGMRQRMMIAMALALDPQVMIMDEPTTALDVVVQRGIIREIMRLRERLGFAVIFITHDLPMLIEISDRIAVMLQGEIVEEGTAEEIYRTPQHEYTKRLLSSFPSLTGARGDFVRTGNQPSQEEVR; encoded by the coding sequence ATGAGCGCTCCGGACGCCGTGCTCACGGCCCGCAACGTGTCGATCGAGTACGAGGTCGATCCTCCGGTCAAGGCCGTGCGGAACGTGTCGCTGACGCTCAACCGCGGCGAGATCCTCGGACTCGCCGGGGAATCGGGATGCGGCAAGACGACGCTCGCGTACGGGATGAACCGACTGCTCAAGGCGCCGGCGCTGATGACCGGCGGGGAGATCGTCTTCCACGATCGAGACGGGCACGACATCGACATCGTCGCGCTCGACGGCGACGGACTGCGGGCGTTCCGCTGGGACAAGATCTCGATGGTCTTCCAGGGGGCGATGAACTCCCTCAATCCGGTGATCGATGTGCGGGCGCAGATCTTCGACATCTTCGACACGCACCGTCCCGGGATGTCGAAGAAGGACAAGCAGGCGCGCGCGGAGGAGCTGCTCACGCTCGTCGGCGTCGACCCGTCGCGGCTGACGAGCTTCCCGCACGAGCTGTCCGGCGGCATGCGCCAGCGCATGATGATCGCGATGGCGCTGGCCCTCGACCCGCAGGTGATGATCATGGACGAGCCCACCACGGCGCTCGACGTCGTGGTCCAGCGGGGGATCATCCGCGAGATCATGCGCCTGCGCGAGCGGCTCGGGTTCGCGGTGATCTTCATCACGCACGACCTCCCGATGCTGATCGAGATCAGCGACCGCATCGCGGTGATGCTGCAGGGGGAGATCGTCGAGGAGGGCACGGCGGAGGAGATCTACCGCACGCCGCAGCACGAGTACACGAAACGGCTGCTGTCGAGCTTCCCCAGCCTGACCGGCGCGCGCGGCGACTTCGTGCGCACCGGCAACCAGCCCAGTCAGGAGGAGGTCCGATGA